The proteins below are encoded in one region of Triticum aestivum cultivar Chinese Spring chromosome 1B, IWGSC CS RefSeq v2.1, whole genome shotgun sequence:
- the LOC123078424 gene encoding putative ripening-related protein 4 — MANFRALATAAIFLLVALSTSHIASSLRPGLGVCRASGYLPGKSGNCEKSNDPDCCEDGKRYPQYHCSPPVTATTKAVLTLNSFEKGKDGGGPSECDNSYHSDKELVVALSTGWFKNMARCGHHIKITANDKSVYAKVVDECDSVYGCDADHNYEPPCDNNIVDASPAVWNALGLDQNVGMEDITWSEDMANPKLLAVLVLLQVITLHIHGVASSTANKHVPKPSGGRCHISGFLYGKAGKCNKENGSDCCIPRHRYPQFRCSPPVSSKTVATLTLNSFARGGDGGGPSFCDDRYHKDSELVVALSTGWLRLDGTRRCNKMIRISGNRRSLLAKVVDECDSVHGCDKEHNFEPPCANNIVDGSPAVWKALGLNKNVGKFKITWSDV; from the exons ATGGCCAACTTCAGAGCTCTAGCCACCGCCGCGATCTTCCTCCTGGTCGCGCTCTCCACGTCGCACATTGCCTCCTCCCTTCGCCCCGGCCTAGGGGTCTGCCGTGCCAGCGGCTATCTCCCGGGCAAGTCCGGCAACTGCGAGAAGAGCAATGACCCGGACTGCTGCGAAGACGGTAAGAGGTACCCACAGTACCACTGCTCGCCGCCGGTCACCGCGACCACCAAGGCCGTCCTGACGCTAAACAGCTTCGAGAAGGGCAAGGATGGCGGTGGCCCGTCAGAGTGTGACAACTCCTACCACAGCGACAAGGAACTGGTCGTTGCGCTCTCCACTGGCTGGTTCAAGAACATGGCACGTTGCGGTCACCACATCAAGATCACCGCAAACGACAAGTCCGTGTACGCCAAGGTGGTGGACGAGTGCGACTCCGTGTATGGCTGTGACGCTGACCACAACTATGAGCCTCCATGCGATAATAACATCGTTGATGCCTCACCGGCGGTGTGGAATGCCCTGGGGCTCGACCAGAACGTCGGCATGGAGGATATCACCTGGTCAGAGGA CATGGCTAACCCGAAGCTACTAGCTGTGCTTGTGCTCTTGCAGGTAATCACTCTCCATATCCATGGTGTCGCATCGTCCACAGCCAACAAACACGTGCCAAAGCCCAGTGGTGGCCGCTGCCATATCAGCGGCTTCCTCTACGGCAAGGCTGGCAAGTGCAACAAGgagaatggctccgactgctgtaTTCCCCGCCACCGCTACCCGCAGTTCAGGTGTTCGCCCCCAGTGTCCTCCAAGACAGTGGCAACCTTGACACTGAACAGCTTTGCCCGCGGGGGCGACGGTGGTGGGCCGTCCTTCTGTGACGATCGCTACCACAAGGACAGCGAGCTGGTGGTGGCGCTGTCTACTGGGTGGCTGCGCCTCGACGGCACACGTCGGTGCAACAAGATGATCCGCATCAGCGGGAACAGGCGGTCCCTGCTGGCCAAGGTCGTCGACGAGTGTGACTCAGTGCATGGCTGTGACAAGGAACACAACTTTGAGCCACCATGTGCAAACAACATCGTGGACGGGTCGCCAGCGGTATGGAAGGCGCTGGGGCTCAACAAGAACGTCGGAAAATTCAAGATCACTTGGTCTGATGTGTGA